The following are encoded together in the Oscillatoria sp. FACHB-1407 genome:
- the drmB gene encoding DUF1998 domain-containing protein → MAQAQTRNKVGELRPSQILFSAGIGSVIDLPNLSTMVMGLDDWDITHATELGEERLLAAVKRSLSHSVKRLLSPPLPPESDSIPNLLDESQRVGIPVSPFPTWMLCPNCRLLAPLQSGLFDLKTDRFRPDQNRYIHTNCPRGKFPPTVIPARFLVACKHGHLDDFPWRYFVHRGVDCGRGTLRLNEYGVSGSAADIEVKCDGCGANRRMSDAFGEPGKKFMPQCRGRHVHLRNFDEGGCDKQMVGILLGASNSWFPITLSALSIPTAVDKLAQLVEKHWTVLEKAVSLEVLAAFRLIGQLKEFAKYSDAELWAQVQQKRSATSDDGDEESKDIKTPEWQVFSNADTSLNSADFWLTPVAPPKGYESYFNKVVLVERLREVRALVGFTRIESPGDFVETGEIPEDFWAPLSRQEPKWVPATEVRGEGLFIQFSEQAIAQWEALPQLKDYKKQSVEAHQRWRTARSLDPNANYPGVRYILLHSFAHALMRQLAIECGYTAASLRERIYSKSPQDDNGPMAGILIYTAAPDSEGTLGGLVSLGEPATLGRHIDQALDQMRLCVSDPLCAEHSPLQNPNVLHWAACHACLFSPETSCERGNKYLDRTLLIPTVKTELSSIAFFKDLM, encoded by the coding sequence ATGGCACAAGCACAAACTCGCAACAAAGTCGGTGAACTGCGTCCCAGTCAAATTCTCTTTTCGGCTGGCATTGGCTCTGTCATCGATCTGCCCAACCTTTCCACAATGGTGATGGGGCTGGATGATTGGGATATTACCCACGCTACAGAACTGGGAGAGGAACGGTTGCTCGCAGCCGTGAAGCGATCGCTCAGTCATTCAGTCAAACGCCTGCTGTCACCGCCTTTACCACCGGAATCCGATAGCATTCCTAATTTACTCGATGAGAGCCAACGTGTTGGCATTCCAGTATCCCCCTTTCCCACCTGGATGCTCTGTCCAAACTGTCGTCTGTTGGCTCCACTCCAATCCGGACTGTTTGATCTGAAGACCGATCGCTTCCGCCCCGACCAAAACCGCTATATCCACACCAACTGTCCTAGAGGAAAGTTCCCACCCACCGTGATTCCTGCCCGATTTTTAGTGGCGTGTAAGCACGGGCATTTGGACGATTTCCCCTGGCGATATTTCGTTCATCGAGGAGTTGATTGTGGAAGGGGTACATTACGACTAAACGAGTACGGTGTGTCTGGTTCTGCGGCAGATATTGAAGTGAAGTGTGACGGTTGCGGGGCAAATCGCCGGATGTCCGATGCCTTTGGTGAACCGGGCAAGAAGTTTATGCCTCAGTGTCGCGGTCGCCATGTTCACCTGAGGAATTTTGATGAGGGTGGCTGTGACAAGCAGATGGTGGGTATTTTGCTGGGTGCTTCCAATAGTTGGTTTCCGATAACCCTCTCTGCCCTCTCGATTCCAACCGCAGTGGATAAGCTGGCGCAACTGGTTGAGAAACATTGGACGGTGTTGGAGAAAGCCGTCAGCCTGGAAGTTCTAGCAGCTTTTCGGCTGATTGGGCAGTTGAAGGAGTTTGCCAAGTATTCAGATGCAGAGCTTTGGGCGCAGGTGCAACAAAAGCGATCCGCAACCTCAGACGACGGGGACGAGGAGTCGAAGGATATCAAAACTCCAGAATGGCAGGTGTTCTCCAATGCTGACACAAGCCTCAATTCGGCAGATTTTTGGCTCACACCCGTTGCCCCACCCAAAGGCTACGAGTCCTACTTCAATAAGGTGGTGTTGGTTGAACGGTTACGGGAAGTTCGCGCCCTAGTCGGATTTACTCGCATCGAATCTCCTGGAGACTTTGTGGAAACAGGGGAGATTCCCGAAGATTTCTGGGCACCGTTAAGTCGTCAGGAACCAAAATGGGTGCCAGCTACAGAAGTGCGGGGTGAAGGGTTGTTTATTCAGTTCAGTGAACAGGCGATCGCCCAATGGGAAGCATTACCCCAACTGAAGGATTACAAGAAGCAGAGCGTAGAGGCACATCAGCGTTGGCGGACAGCACGTTCCCTTGATCCCAATGCTAATTATCCCGGTGTCCGCTACATCCTGCTGCATTCCTTTGCCCATGCCCTGATGCGACAGTTGGCGATCGAGTGTGGCTATACCGCAGCCAGCCTGCGAGAGCGGATCTACTCGAAATCACCTCAAGATGATAACGGACCAATGGCAGGGATTTTGATTTACACCGCCGCGCCTGATAGTGAGGGTACATTGGGTGGCTTGGTGAGTTTAGGTGAACCTGCTACCCTGGGTCGCCACATTGATCAGGCATTGGATCAAATGCGGCTATGTGTCTCTGATCCGTTATGTGCAGAGCATAGTCCTTTACAGAATCCGAATGTTCTTCACTGGGCTGCCTGCCATGCTTGCCTCTTCAGCCCAGAAACCTCTTGCGAACGAGGGAACAAGTATCTCGATCGCACGCTGCTCATTCCAACAGTCAAGACCGAACTATCCTCGATCGCTTTCTTCAAGGATCTGATGTGA
- the drmA gene encoding DISARM system helicase DrmA: MKIIKLPPILPGDLDLAAVNQQLRERIAQLDWSSVVSASEHHLAILLAGLDLSNDADVLGDSTLSETIAAKVVQVLEALPEQPKVSQSKSTVPKITPAVWEQPNLIESQYVASSQSKGEGQGKLVEIQFVPVNPSADQSSTAQTGEKAPPSSSEPVILKPPSYYQIRAELEQAVLADLLGPAGGEYEEVDEARVSDRYLVGLLAPLHRRNRPDQPDDQLEQTDELAAAKTGTVEEGTEQLDDLAIGGTGTIDDGATETTNPAIETMFPSSLGMSFCVSGTAKAIRIQAGWGQYERTKSEYLETPTGAPKTVWRRYPVVGQSPPIPLETGGIDPWRVDPDRDVCVRGQVRPCGDDWIISLFLVNEQREPDRSPDQAWLFQPELSVQSADPNQPDIFLRKAQQRSLGKLDPVQYAEEQAMEMLYRHQVEFAVGHGTGVHAELAQGSTDRAIHLRTCVVPTYEVPKTDAPTPDEIPGLTGLVLDMKELAKSPATDLIGKLTPLVTAYADWITHQAARITDPTAKLQGYEAIAHDTLANCTRALERIRTGLNLLQSDPQALESFQFMNRAMWQQRVHSILSEQKRRGEDVELDTVDMPKNRSWRPFQLAFILLNLPSITDLNHPDRSHETEAIADLLWFPTGGGKTEAYLGLTAYTIGLRRLQGVVAGRSGESGVAVLMRYTLRLLTLQQFQRATALICACEAIRRENPIKWGKEPFRIGLWVGQKTTPNRTEQSEEFLKQKLGQYQPTSSGSPHQLTNCPWCGSKIDPGKQHIKVESFAKGQARTLIYCGDALGRCLFTQKQSPTEGLPILVVDEEIYRRLPTLLIATVDKFAQMPWNGAVQMLFGQVEGYCQRHGFVSPEVEDSPSHPAKYGQPLAKTLPHNPLRPPDLIIQDELHLISGPLGTLVGLYETAVDKLCSWTVDGKTVRPKVIASTATIRQAREQIHHLFLRQVQVFPPQGLDVTDNFFSLQREPSEEYPGRRYLGICATGRRLKAALIRVYTAVLAASQALYEKYGEAVDPWMTTVGYFNSMRELGGTRRLVDDDIQSRLGKMDQRGLARRSRIEVKELTSRIASTDIPIVLDALEVPFNPNRDKKTDPRKPIDVLLATNMISVGVDVRRLGAMVVTGQPKTTAEYIQATSRVGRTFPGIVFTVYNWARPRDLSHYEQFEHYHATFYKHVEALSVTPFAPRAIDRGLAALLVSLVRLKGVELNKNDKAGRIDRNHPFIQEAIETIVTRAANVDGLKTRDLVKQELEAKLDYWLEQADNLMGGAVLGYQPQRDGITQGLLEQPGQGDWQPFTCLNSLRNVEPTIGLILDDRIPDDDFRSPQPMPSSP; encoded by the coding sequence ATGAAGATCATCAAGCTCCCACCCATCCTCCCCGGTGACTTAGACCTGGCAGCCGTCAACCAGCAATTGCGTGAACGCATCGCTCAGTTGGATTGGAGTTCCGTCGTTTCGGCTTCTGAACATCATCTCGCTATTCTGCTGGCAGGGCTTGACCTCTCCAATGATGCCGATGTACTGGGGGACAGCACATTGTCAGAGACGATCGCTGCAAAGGTGGTACAGGTGCTTGAGGCATTACCAGAACAGCCTAAAGTCTCCCAATCAAAATCCACTGTACCCAAGATCACCCCTGCGGTTTGGGAACAACCGAACTTAATAGAATCTCAGTACGTTGCAAGTTCTCAGAGCAAGGGCGAAGGACAGGGCAAATTGGTTGAGATCCAGTTTGTTCCGGTTAATCCCTCAGCAGACCAATCCTCTACAGCCCAGACTGGAGAAAAGGCTCCGCCGTCTTCTTCGGAACCAGTCATTCTCAAACCACCTTCTTATTACCAAATTCGAGCCGAGCTAGAACAGGCAGTCCTTGCCGATTTGCTTGGTCCAGCGGGGGGAGAGTACGAAGAAGTGGATGAGGCACGAGTGAGCGATCGCTACCTGGTTGGCTTACTCGCCCCGTTACATCGCCGCAACCGCCCCGATCAACCGGATGACCAGCTAGAACAGACCGATGAACTGGCAGCCGCCAAAACCGGAACAGTTGAGGAAGGGACCGAACAACTGGATGACCTGGCGATTGGTGGAACAGGCACGATCGACGATGGCGCGACTGAAACGACCAATCCGGCGATCGAAACCATGTTTCCCTCATCGCTCGGCATGAGTTTTTGTGTAAGCGGGACTGCTAAAGCCATTCGTATCCAAGCGGGATGGGGACAGTACGAACGCACGAAGAGTGAATATCTAGAAACACCCACAGGCGCACCGAAAACGGTTTGGCGCAGGTACCCAGTTGTGGGGCAATCCCCTCCGATTCCCCTTGAAACAGGTGGAATTGATCCCTGGCGCGTTGACCCAGATCGAGACGTGTGTGTGCGTGGGCAGGTTCGCCCGTGCGGGGATGATTGGATCATCAGTTTGTTCTTAGTAAACGAACAGCGGGAACCCGATCGCTCTCCTGACCAAGCATGGCTGTTTCAACCTGAATTGAGTGTGCAATCCGCCGACCCCAATCAACCGGATATTTTCCTTCGCAAAGCTCAACAGCGATCGCTCGGCAAACTTGACCCAGTGCAATATGCCGAAGAACAAGCGATGGAAATGCTCTATCGGCATCAGGTGGAATTTGCCGTTGGACATGGAACAGGAGTTCATGCCGAATTAGCCCAGGGCAGTACCGACCGGGCAATTCATCTTCGGACCTGTGTTGTACCGACCTACGAAGTCCCCAAGACCGATGCTCCTACCCCCGATGAAATTCCAGGACTGACAGGACTAGTTTTGGATATGAAGGAGTTAGCCAAGTCTCCGGCAACTGACCTGATTGGTAAACTTACTCCCTTGGTCACAGCTTATGCTGACTGGATTACCCACCAAGCGGCTCGTATCACTGATCCGACTGCTAAGTTGCAGGGGTATGAGGCGATTGCTCATGACACCTTGGCTAACTGCACTCGTGCGTTAGAGCGGATTAGAACAGGGTTAAACCTCCTGCAATCTGATCCACAAGCCTTAGAATCATTCCAATTCATGAACCGGGCAATGTGGCAGCAGCGGGTTCATTCAATCCTTTCCGAACAGAAGCGTCGGGGCGAGGATGTTGAACTAGATACGGTTGATATGCCCAAAAACCGTTCCTGGCGACCGTTCCAGCTTGCCTTTATTCTGCTGAACCTGCCTAGCATCACTGACCTAAACCATCCCGATCGCAGCCATGAAACCGAGGCGATCGCTGACCTGCTCTGGTTCCCAACAGGCGGCGGTAAGACGGAAGCCTATCTGGGACTAACCGCTTACACGATCGGACTCAGGCGATTACAGGGAGTCGTCGCCGGACGCTCTGGAGAATCAGGTGTTGCGGTTCTGATGCGCTACACACTGCGACTTTTGACCCTCCAGCAGTTTCAACGGGCAACCGCACTCATCTGCGCTTGTGAAGCGATTCGCCGGGAGAATCCCATCAAGTGGGGCAAAGAACCGTTCCGTATTGGTTTATGGGTGGGTCAGAAAACCACACCCAACCGCACGGAGCAGAGTGAAGAGTTTCTCAAACAAAAGCTGGGGCAGTACCAACCCACCAGTAGTGGTTCTCCTCACCAGCTAACCAATTGCCCGTGGTGTGGGTCTAAGATTGACCCCGGTAAGCAGCACATTAAGGTGGAGTCGTTTGCCAAAGGACAGGCTCGCACTCTAATTTACTGTGGTGATGCGCTGGGTCGCTGTCTGTTTACCCAAAAGCAATCACCCACTGAGGGTTTACCGATTCTGGTGGTGGATGAGGAGATCTATCGTCGTCTGCCAACGCTCTTGATTGCAACCGTCGATAAGTTCGCCCAGATGCCCTGGAATGGGGCAGTTCAGATGCTGTTTGGACAGGTCGAAGGTTACTGTCAACGACACGGGTTTGTCTCGCCTGAAGTTGAGGATTCTCCGAGTCATCCTGCCAAGTATGGTCAACCCCTTGCGAAAACTCTTCCCCACAATCCCTTACGTCCACCCGATTTGATTATCCAGGACGAGTTACACCTGATTAGTGGACCGCTGGGAACACTGGTCGGTCTGTATGAAACTGCCGTTGATAAGCTTTGCTCTTGGACAGTAGACGGCAAAACTGTGCGTCCTAAAGTCATTGCTTCAACCGCAACCATTCGCCAAGCTCGCGAACAGATTCATCACCTTTTCTTGCGGCAAGTGCAGGTCTTTCCACCCCAGGGTTTAGATGTCACCGACAATTTTTTCTCCCTTCAACGCGAACCGAGCGAGGAGTACCCCGGACGGCGTTACCTGGGCATCTGCGCTACAGGACGCAGGCTCAAAGCTGCACTGATTCGAGTTTATACCGCTGTACTTGCCGCATCTCAGGCACTCTATGAGAAATATGGAGAAGCGGTTGACCCCTGGATGACGACCGTAGGCTACTTCAACTCCATGCGGGAGTTAGGCGGGACACGGCGACTTGTGGATGACGACATCCAATCGCGCCTGGGCAAGATGGATCAGCGGGGGTTGGCACGGCGATCGCGCATCGAAGTCAAAGAACTGACCTCCCGTATTGCCTCTACCGACATTCCGATTGTCCTGGATGCTCTGGAAGTCCCTTTCAATCCAAATCGGGACAAGAAAACTGATCCTCGCAAACCCATCGACGTGCTACTGGCAACCAACATGATTTCGGTGGGCGTAGACGTAAGGCGACTAGGGGCGATGGTGGTAACAGGGCAACCGAAGACAACGGCGGAGTACATTCAGGCGACTTCCCGTGTCGGACGAACCTTTCCTGGCATCGTGTTCACCGTCTATAACTGGGCACGACCGAGGGATTTGTCCCACTATGAGCAGTTTGAACATTACCACGCCACGTTCTATAAACACGTCGAAGCTCTGTCTGTCACGCCCTTCGCCCCGCGTGCGATCGATCGCGGTCTAGCCGCACTACTCGTCTCATTGGTGCGATTGAAGGGCGTTGAACTCAACAAGAATGACAAGGCTGGGCGGATCGATCGCAACCATCCTTTCATTCAAGAAGCGATTGAAACGATTGTGACTCGTGCTGCCAATGTGGATGGACTTAAAACCAGAGATCTCGTCAAGCAGGAATTAGAAGCCAAACTGGACTACTGGTTAGAGCAAGCAGACAACCTCATGGGTGGAGCCGTATTGGGCTACCAGCCTCAGAGGGACGGCATTACTCAGGGATTGTTGGAACAGCCAGGGCAGGGGGATTGGCAACCATTCACCTGCCTTAACTCTCTACGAAATGTGGAACCAACGATCGGACTTATTCTTGACGATCGCATTCCCGACGACGATTTTCGCTCTCCCCAACCCATGCCCAGTTCACCTTAA
- a CDS encoding UvrD-helicase domain-containing protein codes for MPFEIIHKPTFTNQLLAIPKERVVQILEKIEVLRDDPKPHGSLKKKLHGYKGDIYRLRSGDFRIIYTYGDGWVALLGVDARKDVYKGDKLIAEETEVDVTPFSKLDDLLTPEKTSAPPPKPSQTENLLPVELTEDLLDRLLIPKACFPTLLACRTFDDLLEADVPDGVRDRLFDCITAPNFDQVLSQPSFVTGSPDELLRFKEGDLLGFLLKLNPEQEKFVTWAVNATGPTLLKGSPGTGKSTVALYRTREILKQLQANGTHQPRILFTTYTNALVTFSEQLLQQLLGQEAQFVEVKTADALMSSLVRQSTGQPKIGTTKELLKLIQQAVPKTIATLEGNVLQQQAQRLILQRLQPEYLLEEMTEVIDARGIETLEEYQATPRTGRSIPLNKTQRQAIWKLRHYFNELLAAQGIETWAQMRNRALALLQSMSQPPLYDAVIIDEAQDLSPTILRFLIQLCPEPNRFFITADANQSIYGSSFRWSDVHESLKFVGRTGILKVNHRTTQEIGEAAYSYLQEGTLDEDDRDRLYIHTGPPPAVRAVTDRNSEGNLLAQFCRTAAHEFRLRLGACAILVPTEKVGKNITGQLNYLGIEAQFMTSKDLDLNSKGVKVLPLKAAKGLEFPIVAIAGFLEGAYPTIPKGTAPEAATEILNRERRTLYVAMTRAMRALLVLVPAKKPSPLLQTFDPHLWNLGNS; via the coding sequence ATGCCCTTCGAGATCATCCACAAACCTACCTTCACAAACCAACTCCTCGCCATCCCCAAAGAGCGAGTCGTTCAAATATTGGAGAAGATCGAGGTTCTGCGGGATGACCCCAAGCCCCACGGTAGCCTGAAGAAAAAGCTACACGGCTACAAGGGCGACATTTACCGCCTGCGCTCCGGTGACTTTCGGATTATCTACACCTATGGTGACGGGTGGGTTGCCCTGCTTGGAGTCGATGCCCGTAAGGATGTCTACAAAGGCGATAAATTGATCGCTGAGGAAACTGAGGTTGATGTCACCCCCTTCTCTAAGCTCGATGACCTCCTGACCCCTGAAAAAACGTCCGCCCCTCCCCCCAAACCGTCCCAAACCGAGAACCTGCTCCCGGTTGAGCTAACCGAAGACCTCCTGGATCGCCTGCTCATCCCCAAAGCTTGTTTCCCTACACTCCTCGCCTGCCGTACCTTCGATGACTTGCTGGAAGCCGATGTTCCTGACGGTGTGCGCGATCGCCTGTTTGACTGCATTACGGCTCCTAACTTCGATCAGGTTCTGAGTCAACCCAGCTTTGTTACGGGTAGCCCAGACGAGTTACTACGCTTCAAAGAAGGAGACCTACTTGGCTTCCTACTCAAACTCAATCCCGAACAAGAAAAATTCGTTACCTGGGCAGTCAATGCAACAGGTCCTACTCTCCTTAAAGGCAGTCCGGGCACTGGCAAAAGCACTGTTGCGCTTTACCGTACCCGTGAGATTCTGAAACAGCTTCAGGCGAACGGCACTCATCAGCCACGAATTCTCTTCACCACCTATACCAACGCCCTGGTTACTTTTTCTGAGCAACTGCTGCAACAGCTTTTGGGGCAAGAGGCTCAATTCGTGGAGGTGAAGACTGCCGATGCCCTAATGTCCTCACTGGTTCGCCAATCCACAGGTCAGCCAAAAATCGGAACGACTAAGGAACTGCTCAAGCTCATTCAACAAGCTGTCCCGAAGACGATCGCCACCTTAGAGGGAAACGTCCTGCAACAGCAAGCCCAACGACTAATTCTGCAACGACTCCAACCAGAATATCTCCTGGAGGAAATGACTGAAGTCATTGACGCTAGAGGTATTGAAACCTTAGAGGAGTATCAAGCCACCCCTCGCACGGGTCGCAGCATTCCACTTAACAAAACCCAGCGGCAGGCAATTTGGAAGCTCCGACATTATTTCAATGAGCTTTTGGCGGCTCAGGGCATTGAAACTTGGGCGCAAATGCGAAACCGTGCCTTAGCTCTCCTTCAGTCCATGTCCCAGCCTCCACTCTACGATGCCGTCATCATTGACGAAGCACAGGATCTTAGCCCCACCATCCTACGATTCCTGATTCAACTCTGCCCCGAACCCAACCGCTTCTTTATCACCGCTGATGCCAATCAGTCTATTTATGGCAGTAGCTTCCGCTGGAGTGATGTCCATGAGTCGCTCAAGTTTGTAGGGCGCACTGGCATTCTCAAAGTGAACCATCGCACCACTCAGGAGATCGGGGAAGCTGCTTACTCCTACCTGCAAGAAGGAACACTGGACGAAGACGACAGAGATCGGCTTTATATCCACACAGGACCACCGCCTGCGGTTCGTGCCGTTACCGACCGTAATTCTGAAGGCAATCTTCTGGCTCAGTTTTGCCGCACGGCTGCCCATGAATTTCGGCTGAGGCTGGGAGCCTGTGCCATCCTGGTGCCAACCGAGAAAGTTGGGAAGAATATCACAGGACAGCTTAATTACCTGGGGATTGAGGCTCAGTTCATGACGAGCAAGGATCTAGACCTGAACAGCAAAGGCGTAAAAGTGCTGCCCCTCAAAGCCGCAAAAGGCTTGGAATTTCCGATTGTGGCGATCGCGGGTTTTCTGGAAGGTGCCTATCCCACCATTCCCAAAGGCACTGCCCCAGAAGCTGCCACTGAAATTCTCAATCGGGAACGACGCACTCTATACGTTGCCATGACCAGAGCCATGCGTGCCCTTCTGGTTCTTGTTCCTGCCAAGAAGCCTTCTCCCCTTCTCCAAACCTTTGATCCCCACCTCTGGAACCTCGGCAACTCATGA
- a CDS encoding phytoene desaturase translates to MKIIVIGSGFGGLSAAIRLQAQGHQVTMVEKRDKPGGRAYVFQQDGFTFDAGPTIITAPYLIHELFEVSDRKIEDYITLVPLDPFYNVRFEDGSVFRYNGNRDYLLEQIRQFNPADVEGYDRFYQASEQVFEKGLPLMTQPFSRFTDMLKVAPDMLQLQSFKSVAGFVNQYIQDERLRQVFSFHPLLIGGNPFQSTSVYAMIHKLEQAFGVWFAMGGTGALVQGLVRLFQELGGELRLNSEVSEILIDGKRKKATGIALRNGDLLQADAIVSNADVASTYLNLVPSQFRRKYRDRYIQNLRYSMSLFVIYVGTNRRYEQMAHHEILMGPRYREWMVDLFDRKHLASDFSLYLHRPTATDPTLAPSGCDCWYALAPVPNLDGATNWQEMTKPFRDAIIQYLEQHYLPDLSQHIVTERVVNPLYFRDELNSYKGSAFSVEPTLFQSAWFRPHNQSEDVSNLYFVGAGTHPGAGIPGVMSSGKIVANMLN, encoded by the coding sequence ATGAAGATTATTGTGATTGGAAGCGGTTTTGGCGGATTGTCGGCTGCCATCCGGCTACAGGCACAGGGACATCAGGTAACGATGGTAGAAAAACGGGATAAACCGGGTGGTCGTGCCTATGTGTTTCAGCAGGACGGTTTTACTTTCGATGCAGGTCCAACCATCATCACGGCTCCCTATCTGATTCATGAATTGTTCGAGGTCAGCGATCGCAAAATCGAAGATTACATCACGCTGGTGCCGCTCGATCCGTTCTACAACGTTCGGTTCGAGGATGGCTCAGTGTTTCGCTACAATGGCAATCGAGATTATCTGCTGGAGCAAATTCGGCAGTTCAATCCAGCGGATGTGGAGGGTTACGATCGCTTCTACCAAGCATCGGAGCAGGTGTTTGAAAAGGGGCTGCCCCTAATGACTCAGCCCTTTAGTCGCTTCACTGATATGCTCAAAGTCGCGCCAGATATGCTGCAATTGCAGTCATTCAAATCGGTAGCAGGCTTTGTGAATCAGTATATTCAGGATGAGCGGCTACGGCAGGTATTCAGTTTTCATCCTTTATTGATTGGAGGCAATCCGTTTCAAAGTACATCCGTCTACGCCATGATTCACAAACTAGAGCAGGCGTTTGGGGTTTGGTTTGCAATGGGAGGCACAGGGGCTTTGGTACAAGGCTTGGTGCGTTTGTTTCAAGAGTTAGGGGGAGAATTGCGGCTTAATAGCGAAGTCTCAGAAATTTTGATTGATGGTAAGAGAAAAAAGGCAACAGGGATTGCTCTGAGAAATGGCGACTTGCTTCAAGCGGATGCGATCGTCAGTAATGCAGATGTTGCATCAACCTATCTCAATTTAGTTCCTTCTCAGTTTCGTCGCAAATATCGCGATCGCTACATCCAGAACTTGCGCTATTCGATGTCATTGTTTGTCATCTACGTTGGGACAAACCGCCGCTATGAGCAAATGGCGCATCACGAGATTTTGATGGGTCCGCGTTACCGAGAATGGATGGTGGACTTATTCGATCGTAAGCATCTGGCATCAGACTTTTCGCTCTATCTGCACCGTCCTACGGCAACCGATCCAACCCTTGCACCATCGGGGTGTGACTGCTGGTACGCATTAGCTCCCGTTCCCAATTTGGATGGAGCAACCAATTGGCAGGAAATGACGAAGCCTTTCCGAGATGCCATTATTCAATACCTGGAGCAGCACTATCTACCAGACCTATCCCAACACATTGTTACGGAGCGTGTTGTTAACCCTCTCTATTTCCGTGATGAGTTGAATAGCTACAAGGGAAGTGCATTTTCAGTAGAGCCAACGCTATTTCAATCTGCCTGGTTTCGCCCTCATAACCAGAGCGAGGACGTTTCAAATCTTTATTTTGTTGGAGCCGGAACGCATCCAGGAGCGGGAATACCAGGGGTGATGAGTTCTGGCAAAATTGTGGCAAATATGCTTAACTAA
- a CDS encoding ribonuclease III domain-containing protein produces MIHPLNIKLLEAKQAIAISGFSRDDLLSLALTDLSTLQLPLVSEQERQTIVLQYRRLAFLGDRLLDAILADYLFTTHPELTNQDLDAWRQDVTCRESLTRFAVQLGLPGFCSSWNRPNRKPPEEEPGVYGEMFEALVAVIYLDGNRSFERVYRWVCDRFIQDAVELFEEAHESDEDFDGTITTRDYLDMIGLDGFSNYGWAPGDDDD; encoded by the coding sequence ATGATTCACCCGCTCAATATCAAGCTGCTAGAAGCCAAGCAAGCGATCGCTATTTCTGGCTTCAGCCGTGACGATCTGCTAAGCCTTGCTCTCACAGATCTCTCAACGCTGCAACTGCCTCTTGTCTCAGAACAAGAACGGCAAACCATTGTGCTTCAATATCGGCGACTTGCATTTTTAGGCGATCGCTTGCTCGATGCTATTCTGGCTGACTACCTTTTCACTACTCACCCAGAGTTGACCAATCAAGACCTCGATGCCTGGAGACAGGACGTTACCTGTCGAGAATCTTTGACTAGATTTGCGGTTCAGCTAGGATTACCCGGCTTCTGCTCATCCTGGAACAGACCAAACCGCAAACCGCCTGAAGAAGAGCCAGGTGTTTATGGAGAAATGTTCGAGGCTTTAGTTGCTGTAATTTACCTGGATGGAAACCGCAGTTTTGAACGAGTTTACAGATGGGTGTGCGATCGCTTCATCCAAGACGCTGTTGAATTGTTTGAAGAAGCGCATGAGTCAGACGAGGATTTTGATGGCACTATCACAACCAGGGACTATCTGGACATGATTGGCTTAGATGGCTTCTCCAATTATGGTTGGGCACCGGGCGATGACGATGATTAA